The stretch of DNA ACATCCTTTTCCTCTCTAGCTGGGGAAATGAAACTCGAGTTTAAAGACCCACAGAAAGTGATCTCTCCACTGTGAGACCTCTCTGGTCTTGCAAGTAACTTGGATCACTTGCTCCTCTTTGCTTCCTTAGCATTTTGCATATAGGCTTCCTAGGACGTTAGGGTCACCAAACAattattcagttttgttttgttttttttttgcaagtgtaAGCTCTAAGACATCCCTAACTGCAACCCCAACTCCTCTTAAACCACCTTTGGTTTTTGGACTCTGGACATAGAGTAGGGCACCAGTAAAATGTCTGTTAAAGTAATAAAACTACGCCACGTCCAGCACAAACGTCTAGAAgcagaaatatatacatacatgcacacctAGTTATCCATGTAGAGACACATATACTACAGATAGATGATTTCAGAAgggttttaatttttccatataaaaaacttgtttaaaatacattccgagttaaaagaaacagaagcacacaTTAAGAAACGATGCAATTATTCCATACCAGTTTATTGTAGGTATTGTGTTTCAAAAAATTTATAGCATAAATAACTTCTCATGTCATAAAATAACTTAGTacaatttataataaaacttttGAGAATTTAACATCTcatcaaaatacaataaaatatggttttaaaataggattaaccctttctgcttttcttttacttGAGGGCATATAAACCAAAAATACCCAAGCTACTGCTGCACATTTGAACTTTAACAAAGCACATTTGGTTTATTTAAATGTAACTCAACCATCCTAAATTAATACatagtttgttttccttcctgcatggttctttgtaatttttgttccttttgactTGTATTTGTTTCAACATAgcttccttcttcattttcacCTCTTTCCATCTGCAAAGTCATCTAGCTCCGGGCCCCCGGAATCTGTAGTTGAACTCACTCAGCCCCTTGACATCAGTTTCTGTAATCCTTGCATCAGTGTGGGGAGTAACTGCTTGAGTAACTACAAAGGTATTTCAAAACTTCAGTGCAATTTGGTTCAGTTATTTTCATTCAGATGCCATCACCGTTCAGGGAGGTTAATCACTGGAACCCACTGATCCATGTAGCGACTTTCCCGGCAAAAACAAATAAGTTGACTTAAGGCAGGATCCTTCCACTGTGAGGAATGGGGATTCTGGAAACAAATTGAGAAAACTACATTTactattaaagaagaaaaaaaggcagcatTTGCTAATAGTTACACTCATTCTGAGGGAAAGACAACTTGAGCATTCTGTACTTTGGCTGTGCGACAAGAGACCAGTTACAATCATAAAAAGATCAACTTTTTTCTTGGTAGCTGATTTCTGGGGAAACCACTAGGTAATGCTCTAAAGCACACCCTGCAAGCATGCATGCCTGCAGCCCTCCGCACCGCGTACATGGGACTGCAGGATGTTTATTTTTGCAGGAGAGTAGCATTCACAGGCTTGTCCCCTGGAAGCCACCTGAGCGAAACAGCTCGGACAAAGATCTCCATGCCCCGAGCGCAGGGAGAGGCGAGCCCCTAACAGTTCGCTGGAACTGCCACCTGTCATCCTCCCCAAAGACAGGGTGGTGGTTTTCAGGACACGCAAAATGATTAGGCCGCCACTtacctagaccagcccataagtAGTAGAATGTAAAAGACAAAACTGTCCTACTTATCTCTGGAAACACAAGTTATCTTCCCACCAAAGGtagtcatgggggggggggggggagggaggtccattaaaaaaaaaaaaatcaagattgcAAAGAAAAAACGATTCCCACTCCGTCCTCTTCGTGTATTTCTAGGGAATTAATAAGGTCGGTCTCCTACACCGCTTCTACTTTTAGCTTGCAGCGCTGGAGGAGAAGCCGACTCCTTAATGAGGGGGAGCCAGGAATGTGTTTGGCTGAACCTAATCTGCCTGCTAAGGGAGTCGGTCACGGGAGGCAGCGCcgcggaggtggggaggggccgcCGTGCTGACTCACGAGGCTCCTTCCCCCGCGGCTCCCGCGTGCTCGGACACGtcccggcccgcccgcccgcccgggatGGGGCCACACCTGTCGGCTGCGGTCAGGAGCTCGGCCCCGCCACCGACCCCGGGGCTCACCGGCACCAGGCACCAGGACCTCCGGCCCGGCCCCGTGCACCCCCCCCACCAGCCTCACCGTCACCAGGACGGCCCGGCACCGACCCCGtgcacccctcccccccgcctCTCCGTCACCAGGACGGTCAGGCCCTTCCCCGGTGCACCCCCGTGCACCCACCCCGTGCACCCCCCCCGTGCACCCACCCcgtgcacccccgcccccctctcaCCGTCACCAGGACGCAGTGCAGGTCCGGGGGCTGCTCGGCGCCCTCGCTCGCGGGGCCGGCGTGGGGCTCGAGCAGCAGCAGCTCGGCCAGGCGGCCCGGGTTGCTGACGCGCAGGATGTCGATGTCGTTCTCGCAGCAGAAGGCCTGGATCAGGGTGAAGTGGATCTGCAGCGCCACGTCCCTGTCGTCGTCCTCGTCGGCCGCCAGCAGGCACAGCACCACGTTGTCCGGGTCgctgcgggcggcgggggcggctgAGCGCGCAGGCCCCGGGGTCCCAAGGtcgcgcccgcccgccgcccccgggccaggtgggggctccccaggggaagatgaggggctccccaggggcaggtgggggcttCCCGGGGGCAGATGAGGGGCTCTGCGGCGACAGGTCGggggctccccgggggcaggtggggggctcCCCCGGGGTCGCCTGGGGGGCTCTCCAGGGCGCAGGTGGTGGGCTCTGAGGGGGCAGGTGGAGGACTcactccccgggggcaggggggggaatccccaggggcaggtggaggactcactccccgggggcaggtgggggaatccccaggggcaggtggaggacTCACTCcccgggggcaggcggggggctccccggggcaggtgggggggctcTCCAGGGGGCAGGTGCTGGGCTCTGCGGGGGCAGGTGGAGGACTCCCGGGGCGAAGGTGGGGGGGCTCTccgggggcaggcggggggctcTCCGGGGGGCAGGTGTAAGACTCACCCCCCGGGAGCAGGTGGGGGCTCCGCGGGGTCGCCTGGGGGGCTCTCCAGGGGGCAGGTGGAGGACTCCCcggggggaaggtggggggctccccggggcaggcggggggctCCGCGGGgtcgccggggggcggggccccaCTCACACGTTGAGCAGCTTGGCCGCCTCGTACACGCCGACGGTGATGGTGCGCTGACTCAGGGCTTTGCTGAGCACCTCCTCCAGGGCGTCCCCCACCTTGTCCATCCTGCCCGGGAGCCAGCGCCGGGCGCGTCAGCCCAGGCCCGGCCCGCCAGCCGCCCTCCGACCCCATCGCCCTCCCCGAGGCCGCCGCCAGGGCCCGCGGGAGGGGCGCGTGCGCCCGCCCGTCCGCCCGTCCGCCCGCCCGTCCGCCGGCGCCTCGGGGGCGGTGCCCGGGGCGCGCGGGAGGCGCCCCGCAGACCGCGCGGGCGAGAGGCGCTCGGGAGGCCGCCGCCCTACCTTTCGCTCTTCTGCTCCGCGGCCGAGAATTCCTCCAAAGTCATATTGCAGCCGCGGGTCCGCCCCAGGGCGCGGCGTGCGGGCTGCTCGGGCCTCTGCGGGCGCGCGGCGCCTGGCGTCTGCACCGCGTCCGTCCGCCCGTCCGCCCGCCCGTCCGCGGCCCCgctccgcccgccccgcccctgcgcccgccgccgccgcagccacTGGGACAAAGGCCCCCTCGCCGCCCTTATGGGGCCCACCGCAGCCAATCACCACCCGCCTCATTTGCATGCGCACAGCCATTGGGTTATGCAAATCAGCCTGCTCCGACCATGTGACCCCGGCTCCAGGAACCGCGGGGAGAGGAGCGGAAGGGGGCGGAGCCACGCGGGAGGCGGGCggcccagggggcggggcgggcggcccagggggcggggcgggcggcccagggggcggggcgggcggcctagggggccgggcgggcggcccagggggcggggcgggcatgGGGAGGGCCGCgcagggagggggaggccggGCGGGTCCGGAGCCGACTCTGAGCCTGTGGGAGGCTCCGAGGAGGGGGGGGTCTCTGCAGCGGCGGGGCAGGGGGGTGCCTTCCCCTTGAGCCCCGAGCAGGCTGCCAACTGTTTTTCTGGTTGGTGCACATTTTTTTATTGCCGtttcatgtcttttgtttttagcaGTTGCTATTAAAGTCTATTTCCAGGGCTAATGCACCCAAGTCTAGTAATTATTAGTAAGCAGGTTACATAAAAAGAGTGTTTCAGACCTCTGGGGCAAAGTTGACTTCAGAAGTGTTGTTTATGTAAGTCTAGGCAAAGCTGCttattagtagtagtattatTTCGGTGCCCTGATGGctggtttgatttatttttggaaGGTTGCAAGGGTTGGaagctcaaaaaagaaaaatcaacacatTTGTGTTTGGTAATGGCACGGAACCAAGCTGGAATCTTTTCCACGGAAAGCAGAGAGGCTTCCCACCTGCCCAGGGTGACTCTGGAAACCGTAGTCAGGAGGGGGCCGCATGTGCATTTGCTGCACTTAAGACCCAAATTCACCTTTCCCAGAGAGCTTTTCCCAAAGGAGGACCCTTCTGCACCGCCCCAGCTAAGAGACACACACGTCTGACGCCCACACAAGTCTAAATTCAAAATACTCTCAATATGCCCTAAGCTTCCTTTCACAAGGCAAGTATGTCACTACCTTCCACAGAGAGCCTGTGATCTCACTGTGAGTTATTGATGTTAGATGCTGAATCATGAAGCTGCAGCTATAGGACCTTTTAGTCATACGCTAAAATTTCACCTTTGAGATAATGGCAACCTGTGGGTGGAAAGCAAGCAGAAGTTACACACTTCTGAAAAGCAGACTTCAGTGGATAGACTTTGACTTCATAGGTTGAAAGTTCTCGCCTTTGTTTTATGAGTGTATGCGATAAATGCAAGAGCAAGTCTTAAACCTATTGAAGTCACCAAAAGTGGTGAAAATGCCTCCTGTAGGCTCTCATTTGAAACAGTGCTTTGCATTATTAAGGTCTCCGGATAGCCAGAGGTCAGAGAAGTAATTTTTTGCAAAGGTGCACAGGAGTTTTTGCACCTGCATGTTTGTATCATTCTAGACGAAATATTCTCCAGCTCTCTTGATCTTAATTTAGTGGAAAAGAAAAGTGATATGTTGGTTTTCTGGCTCATTTATTTGAGCTGACATTTTGCACTTAATCCCTAACTGCACCGTCAGCAAGGGGCCGTGTTTGAGTGAAGGAATGGCCATGGCCAAGGGCTAATTTACCCAGGAGTGCATGTGGACTTCATACCTGTGCCCTAAATCCTAACTTGTAATGCCTTTGTTAAAGAATTCCTTAAAACTGAAATCTAGGTGGGTGCTGAAATACTTTCAGTTCTGCAAACCAAACCCGAGTCACAAACAGGGCCTGAGTCATCGTTCGGAAACTGTTGAATGTGTTCTATGGAACTTCAAGGTTCTATCCACTAGGTGTTTCTTACAGGTTCTTTGGAAGAAAGTGTGATCACAGCAAGTGACAAAGAATTAGGGAATTATGTGAGTTTCTTGATAGCAGGCCCTGTGACTTCCTGAATTAGTGTTCTCAGCATCTCATGCAGTCTCTGCATTTGACAAAACAGTCAACGTTTTATTAAGTTGACTAGAATCCGAGAGCTGAACGAGATCTCAGGATCCTACAGTCCTGTGCGGTGCATGACTCTTTAAGATATTACACCtgtaattgattttaaaaaaaaattttggtatCACACTGTATACCAAGAACTGTACAATCCCTGGTCCTTTGCCTTTAAAGTGTTTGCCATCTAATTGGTATGCCCATGCTTGGACTGGATTTTGGGACAAAATAGTGTGCACTGTCATCAGCTAGCTGTGCTGAAAGTCCCATGACTTTAGTCATCTGAACGGAAGCTGTAGGACAGAACCCATGTATTGTTTAGGCCAATTCAAATGAACCACGGCCCTGATAATGCCCCACCCAGGTCAACTGTATACAGTGAAAATGTGGTATAATGTGGTTATTTCTTAACATAGGCTTAGTCCCTCACTCGAAAACTATACTGTGGTCTACATTTGGCCTCAAGGGAAAGGGACTTCTTCAAGTGTTATGGGTTCTCTGTGAGCTAAGCCTAGCCTCCCAGTATTCAAAAATACTCATTTGTCATGCTTTCTGACTCAGATATGTTACATCATTTCACCTCATTGCTGAGTCTGCCTAGAATGTTTCATCAGGGATTGTCTTCCAGCCGTGGTCCTCTTGGCTGAAAGTAGGAGCCCCCATTTCCCTACAGTTAGGTTA from Vulpes vulpes isolate BD-2025 chromosome 3, VulVul3, whole genome shotgun sequence encodes:
- the GADD45A gene encoding growth arrest and DNA damage-inducible protein GADD45 alpha, whose product is MTLEEFSAAEQKSERMDKVGDALEEVLSKALSQRTITVGVYEAAKLLNVDPDNVVLCLLAADEDDDRDVALQIHFTLIQAFCCENDIDILRVSNPGRLAELLLLEPHAGPASEGAEQPPDLHCVLVTNPHSSQWKDPALSQLICFCRESRYMDQWVPVINLPER